The Solanum lycopersicum chromosome 6, SLM_r2.1 genome has a window encoding:
- the LOC101257778 gene encoding probable NAD(P)H dehydrogenase (quinone) FQR1-like 3 isoform X2 translates to MKAPKKPDDVPEITPEQLLEADGFIFGFPSRFGVMAAQFKAFFDASDEIWATQALAGKPAGIFWSTGFHGGGQELSALTAVTQLAHHGMIFVPLGYTLGKGMFEMDEVKGGSSYGAGTYAADGSRQPTELELKQAFHQGKYIAEVTKKLK, encoded by the exons ATGAAGGCTCCTAAAAAGCCTGATGATGTGCCTGAGATCACACCTGAGCAGCTCTTGGAAGCTGATGGTTTCATCTTTGGTTTCCCTTCTCGTTTTGGTGTGATGGCTGCCCAATTCAAAGCCTTTTTTGATGCCTCCGATGAGATATGGGCAACTCAAGCATTAGCTGGTAAACCTGCTGGAATCTTTTGGAGTACTGGTTTTCATGGAGGTGGCCAAGAGCTTAGTGC ACTAACAGCTGTAACTCAATTGGCACATCATGGCATGATATTTGTTCCTCTTGGATATACTCTTGGTAAAGGAATGTTTGAGATGGATGAGGTAAAAGGTGGATCTTCCTATGGAGCTGGAACTTATGCTGCAGACGGTTCTCGTCAGCCCACAGAACTGGAACTAAAACAAGCCTTTCATCAGGGTAAATATATTGCTGAAGTTACAAAGAAACTCAAGTAA
- the LOC101257180 gene encoding pentatricopeptide repeat-containing protein At2g29760, chloroplastic: MATPYTQVLPLPRHQHFPKPNPISKTVINDRYFENHPLVLLIDKSQSINQLKQIHAYMLRIGLFFDPFSASKLIEASSLSHFSSLDYAHKVFDEIPQPNLFSWNALIRAYSSSQDPIQSILMFVNMLCEGREFPSKFTYPFVFKASAKMKAIRFGRGLHGMVVKGRDVGLDIFVLNSLIHFYADCGCLDEAYLIFENMQTRDVVSWNTMILGFAEGGYADEALKIFHRMGEENVRPNDVTMMAVLSACAKKLDLEFGRWVHAFIKRNGIRESLILDNAILDMYMKCGSIEDAERLFRKMGEKDIVSWTTMLVGYARAGNFNAARSILNTMPSQDIVAWNALISAYEQSGKPKEALSVFNELQLIKKAEPDEVTLVCALSACAQLGAIDLGGWIHVYIKKQGIKFNCHLTTALIDMYSKCGDVEKALEMFDSVNIRDVFVWSAMIAGLAMHGRGKEAISLFLKMQEHKVKPNSVTLINVLCACSHSGLVEEGRAIFNQMEYVYGIVPGVKHYACLVDILGRAGELEVAEKLINNMPVTPGPSVWGALLGACRLHGNLELAEQACNRLVELEPENHGAYVLLSNIYAKSGKWDEVSMLRKRMRECGLKKEPGCSSIEVHSIVHEFLVGDNTHPQSQKIYAKLDEIAARLKHVGYVSNKSQILQLVEEEDMQEQALNLHSEKLAMAFGLISVAPSQPIRIVKNLRVCADCHAVAKLLSKLYDREIILRDRYRFHHFKEGNCSCKDYW, from the coding sequence ATGGCGACTCCATACACCCAGGTTCTCCCCCTTCCACGTCACCAACACTTTCCAAAACCGAACCCGATTTCCAAAACTGTCATCAACGACCGGTATTTCGAAAATCACCCGCTAGTTTTACTGATCGATAAATCCCAGAGCATTAATCAGCTCAAACAAATTCATGCTTACATGCTCCGTATTGGCCTTTTCTTCGACCCATTTTCAGCTAGCAAACTCATAGAAGCTTCTTCTCTATCGCATTTCTCAAGTCTTGATTATGCCCACAAAGTGTTTGATGAAATTCCTCAACCAAATCTCTTCTCTTGGAATGCACTTATTCGTGCCTATTCTTCTAGCCAGGACCCAATTCAAAGTATCTTGATGTTTGTTAATATGCTTTGTGAGGGTCGTGAATTTCCCAGTAAATTTACTTACCCATTTGTGTTCAAAGCATCTGCCAAGATGAAAGCTATACGATTCGGGAGAGGACTTCATGGGATGGTAGTCAAAGGGAGGGACGTTGGTCTTgatatatttgttcttaattctttaattcatttttatgcTGATTGTGGATGTTTGGATGAGGCATACTTGATTTTTGAGAATATGCAGACAAGGGATGTTGTTTCTTGGAATACAATGATATTGGGTTTTGCTGAAGGGGGTTATGCAGATGAGGCGTTGAAGATATTTCATAGGATGGGGGAGGAGAATGTGAGGCCTAACGATGTGACAATGATGGCGGTTTTGTCTGCTTGTGCTAAGAAGTTGGATTTGGAGTTCGGTAGATGGGTGCACGCATTTATCAAGAGGAATGGGATTAGAGAGAGCTTAATTTTAGATAACGCGATTCttgatatgtatatgaaatgtgGGAGCATTGAGGATGCTGAGAGACTGTTTCGCAAGATGGGGGAGAAGGATATTGTTTCTTGGACAACTATGCTTGTTGGGTATGCAAGGGCGGGAAACTTTAATGCAGCAAGAAGTATTCTGAATACTATGCCTAGCCAAGATATTGTTGCATGGAATGCTCTTATCTCAGCTTATGAGCAGAGTGGTAAACCGAAGGAAGCTTTGTCTGTTTTCAATGAGTTGCAGCTCATCAAGAAGGCAGAACCTGATGAGGTAACACTTGTCTGCGCGCTATCTGCGTGTGCTCAGTTGGGTGCAATTGATTTAGGTGGGTGGATTCATGTGTACATAAAGAAGCAAGGAATAAAGTTTAATTGTCACCTCACTACAGCATTGATTGACATGTATTCTAAATGTGGGGATGTGGAAAAAGCACTTGAGATGTTTGATTCTGTCAACATTAGAGATGTGTTTGTATGGAGTGCTATGATTGCTGGCTTAGCAATGCATGGGCGTGGGAAGGAAGCAATAAGCTTGTTCTTGAAAATGCAAGAACACAAGGTCAAGCCTAATTCCGTTACACTCATAAATGTATTATGTGCTTGCAGCCACTCAGGGTTGGTGGAGGAAGGGCGGGCAATCTTTAACCAAATGGAGTACGTTTATGGGATTGTGCCAGGGGTAAAACATTACGCTTGCTTAGTTGATATACTTGGCCGTGCAGGTGAACTGGAAGTAGCTGAAAAACTGATAAATAATATGCCAGTAACCCCTGGTCCATCAGTTTGGGGTGCTCTGCTTGGGGCATGTAGATTACACGGCAATCTTGAACTAGCTGAACAAGCTTGTAACCGTTTAGTTGAGTTGGAACCTGAAAATCATGGTGCATATGTACTTCTATCCAATATATATGCGAAATCAGGGAAATGGGACGAGGTTTCCATGTTAAGGAAGCGTATGAGAGAATGTGGATTGAAGAAAGAACCAGGTTGTAGCTCAATTGAAGTCCACAGTATTGTTCATGAGTTTCTAGTGGGAGATAATACTCACCCTCAATCGCAGAAAATCTATGCAAAATTGGATGAGATTGCAGCTAGACTGAAGCATGTAGGATATGTTTCCAACAAGTCCCAGATATTGCAacttgttgaagaagaagatatgcAGGAGCAAGCGCTAAATCTTCACAGTGAAAAGCTAGCCATGGCATTTGGACTTATCAGTGTGGCTCCATCTCAACCAATTCGTATTGTGAAGAATTTACGTGTTTGTGCGGACTGCCACGCTGTTGCCAAGCTTCTCTCCAAGCTGTATGATCGAGAAATAATATTGAGGGATCGGTACCGTTTCCATCATTTTAAAGAGGGGAACTGCTCATGTAAGGACTACTGGTGA
- the LOC101257478 gene encoding pleckstrin homology domain-containing protein 1, with amino-acid sequence MESLFRSVTGANPNPSDYEEIEFWSNPERDGWLTKQGEYIKTWRRRWFILKQGKLLWFKDPSSVTSAAVPRGVVSVAECLTVKGAEDVINKPFAFELSTRRDTMFFIADTEKEKEEWINSIGRSIVQHSRSVTDSEVVDYDSRP; translated from the coding sequence ATGGAGAGTCTATTCCGATCAGTGACCGGCGCAAACCCTAACCCCTCAGACTACGAGGAAATCGAATTTTGGTCAAACCCTGAGCGAGACGGATGGCTCACGAAGCAAGGAGAGTATATCAAGACCTGGCGCCGTCGATGGTTCATTCTTAAACAAGGCAAGCTTCTCTGGTTCAAAGACCCTTCGTCCGTCACATCTGCCGCCGTTCCGCGTGGAGTTGTCTCTGTTGCTGAATGCCTCACTGTTAAAGGAGCTGAGGATGTAATCAATAAGCCTTTCGCCTTTGAGCTCTCCACAAGGCGTGATACTATGTTTTTCATCGCCGATACTGAGAAGGAGAAAGAGGAATGGATTAATTCAATTGGCCGATCCATTGTTCAGCACTCGCGGTCTGTTACCGATTCTGAAGTTGTTGATTATGATAGCAGGCCGTAG
- the LOC101257778 gene encoding probable NAD(P)H dehydrogenase (quinone) FQR1-like 3 isoform X1 yields the protein MATTKVYVVYYSLYGHVETMAREIQRGVNSVEGVEATLWQVPETLPERILEKMKAPKKPDDVPEITPEQLLEADGFIFGFPSRFGVMAAQFKAFFDASDEIWATQALAGKPAGIFWSTGFHGGGQELSALTAVTQLAHHGMIFVPLGYTLGKGMFEMDEVKGGSSYGAGTYAADGSRQPTELELKQAFHQGKYIAEVTKKLK from the exons ATGGCAACAACTAAGGTCTACGTTGT GTATTACTCACTTTATGGCCATGTCGAGACTATGGCACGAGAAATACAACGCGGAGTCAATTCAGTTGAGGGCGTCGAAGCAACACTTTGGCAG GTTCCGGAGACACTTCCTGAGAGGATATTGGAGAAGATGAAGGCTCCTAAAAAGCCTGATGATGTGCCTGAGATCACACCTGAGCAGCTCTTGGAAGCTGATGGTTTCATCTTTGGTTTCCCTTCTCGTTTTGGTGTGATGGCTGCCCAATTCAAAGCCTTTTTTGATGCCTCCGATGAGATATGGGCAACTCAAGCATTAGCTGGTAAACCTGCTGGAATCTTTTGGAGTACTGGTTTTCATGGAGGTGGCCAAGAGCTTAGTGC ACTAACAGCTGTAACTCAATTGGCACATCATGGCATGATATTTGTTCCTCTTGGATATACTCTTGGTAAAGGAATGTTTGAGATGGATGAGGTAAAAGGTGGATCTTCCTATGGAGCTGGAACTTATGCTGCAGACGGTTCTCGTCAGCCCACAGAACTGGAACTAAAACAAGCCTTTCATCAGGGTAAATATATTGCTGAAGTTACAAAGAAACTCAAGTAA
- the LOC101246542 gene encoding putative receptor-like protein kinase At3g47110, translated as MELQTSFVHSSCLFFLSVHTILFMFIYLSFPQCASAGILGNQTDKLALLDLKSQITEDPQGLMDSWNATLNVCQWPGVTCGHKHQRVISLDLKDHRLAGTISPSIGNLSFLRILDISDNSFHGVIPPDLGQLIRLQTMNLSFNFLSGEIPFTLSRCINVVNLILDHNILQGHIPTELGSLTKLEMLYLKNNNLTGNVPNSVGNLTSLREFYISYNELEGELPETMTNMRSLIELGVSVNSLTGEFPPALYNLSSLTLISLSFNKFRGRLRTDFGLAFPNLQRLYLANNYFTGSIPASLSNCSDLLRLDIPINNFTGNIPLSFGNLKNLLWLNVLDNQLGSGAPDDLNFINSLTNCKMLEFLDIANNKFGGMLPYSITNLSTTLTKLLIGYNRISGTIPREISNLVNLDMLGIQGTLINGSIPDSIGMLSNLKNLHMESNQLTGNIPSSLGNIRGLLYIYLQDNSLEGTIPSSLGNCTSLQTLDIAQNKLSGSIPKQVVALSSLSVLLNMSYNSLSGPLPVEIGNLTNLAALDISNNKLSGEIPHSLDSCSSLEILYLQGNFFEGTIPPLDDLKNIQYLDLSRNNLSGNILRSIYKHVSLQNLNLSFNHLDGEVPVQGVFADARRIQVMGNMNLCGGIEELHLHPCLKHANKRPKKHIALILLLALGTSAACLTLLLLVSYCCVKKGKHRPRTASSFRKGYTQVSYEDLLNATGGFSSNNLIGSGSFGSVYRGNLSPEGTIIAVKVLKLEKKGASKSFLAECEALRNIRHRNLVKISTVCSSVDFDGNDFKALIYPFMENGSLEEWLHPKEGQMLQKRLSILHRLNITIDVASALHYLHSQCHTSIVHCDLKPSNILLDNDLTALVSDFGLAKFLSDAGQNADVNQFSSSGIKGTVGYAAPEYGMGGQVSSQGDVYSFGILLLEIFTGRRPTSELFEDNETLHSFVKQALPRQVMDVVDQSTFYETEPGDLKDIFSCRSDFTDEFAECLVSILTAGVACSEETPQARISMGQLIFDLISIRNKLNRILVHSEKVKISRKGES; from the exons ATGGAGCTTCAAACTAGCTTTGTTCATTCAAGCtgtctcttttttctttcagtCCATACTATCCTCTTCATGTTCATATACTTATCTTTTCCACAGTGTGCTTCAGCAGGCATACTTGGGAATCAAACAGACAAACTTGCATTACTTGATCTTAAGTCCCAAATAACTGAAGATCCACAAGGACTCATGGATTCTTGGAATGCTACTCTCAATGTCTGCCAATGGCCTGGTGTTACATGTGGCCATAAACATCAAAGGGTCATTTCTTTAGATCTCAAAGACCATAGATTGGCTGGCACTATATCACCTAGCATTGGCAATCTTTCATTTCTTCGAATTCTTGACATCTCGGATAACTCCTTTCATGGTGTAATCCCTCCAGATCTTGGCCAATTGATCAGACTTCAAACCATGAACTTAAGCTTCAACTTCTTGAGTGGTGAAATCCCTTTTACCCTGTCTCGTTGCATTAATGTTGTTAACCTAATTCTAGACCATAATATCCTTCAAGGACACATTCCTACTGAACTTGGTTCATTGACAAAGCTAGAAATGTTGTACCTCAAGAACAACAATCTCACAGGAAATGTTCCGAATTCTGTCGGAAATCTTACATCTCTAAGAGAGTTTTACATTTCCTACAATGAATTGGAAGGTGAATTACCTGAAACAATGACCAATATGAGAAGCTTGATTGAGTTAGGTGTTTCAGTGAACTCTCTGACCGGAGAATTCCCCCCTGCACTCTACAATCTTTCATCTCTTACACTTATAAGCTTGTCATTTAACAAGTTCAGAGGCAGACTTAGAACAGACTTTGGCCTTGCCTTCCCAAATCTTCAGAGGCTGTATTTGGCCAACAATTACTTCACTGGTTCAATACCAGCTTCATTGTCCAACTGTTCGGATCTTCTGCGGCTTGATATTCCTATAAACAATTTCACAGGAAATATACCGTTGAGTTTTGGAAACCTCAAGAATCTCTTATGGCTTAATGTTCTCGATAACCAACTTGGAAGTGGTGCACCTGATGAtctaaatttcataaattctttAACCAATTGCAAAATGCTTGAGTTCCTGGACATTGCAAACAACAAATTTGGAGGTATGTTGCCTTACTCTATAACTAATCTCTCGACAACTTTGACAAAGCTACTGATCGGATACAACAGGATAAGTGGAACCATACCTAGAGAGATCTCCAACCTTGTCAACTTGGATATGCTTGGCATCCAAGGGACACTTATCAATGGTAGCATTCCTGATTCTATTGGAATGTTATCAAACTTGAAAAATCTGCACATGGAATCGAATCAGTTGACAGGAAATATCCCGTCTTCCTTAGGAAACATAAGAGGATTGCTGTACATTTATTTGCAAGATAATAGCTTAGAGGGAACCATACCTTCAAGTTTAGGAAATTGTACATCTCTCCAAACCTTAGACATCGCTCAGAATAAACTCAGTGGTAGTATACCCAAGCAAGTCGTTGCACTCTCCTCCCTTTCGGTACTCCTTAATATGTCTTACAACTCTTTGAGTGGTCCCTTGCCTGTTGAAATAGGTAACCTGACCAATCTTGCTGCCCTTGATATATCGAACAACAAACTGTCTGGTGAAATTCCACATTCACTAGACAGTTGTTCATCCCTTGAAATACTCTACCTGCAAGGAAACTTTTTTGAAGGAACAATTCCCCCTCTGGATGATTTGAAAAACATTCAGTATCTTGATCTTTCACGTAATAACTTGTCAGGCAACATTCTTAGGAGTATCTACAAGCATGTGTCATTACAGAACCTCAACTTGTCGTTTAACCACCTTGATGGAGAGGTGCCAGTTCAAGGTGTTTTTGCTGATGCAAGAAGAATTCAAGTAATGGGAAATATGAATCTTTGTGGGGGAATTGAAGAGCTGCATTTGCATCCATGTCTCAAGCATGCAAATAAAAGACCTAAGAAGCACATTGCTCTCATTTTGTTGTTGGCACTGGGTACCAGTGCTGCATGTTTAACTTTGTTGCTGCTAGTTTCATATTGCTGCGTGAAAAAGGGAAAGCATAGGCCTAGAACAGCATCTTCATTCAGGAAAGGATACACCCAAGTTTCCTATGAAGATCTCTTAAATGCAACTGGTGGGTTCTCTTCAAATAACTTGATAGGATCAGGAAGCTTTGGCTCCGTTTACAGAGGAAATCTTTCTCCAGAAGGAACAATTATTGCAGTAAAGGTactaaaacttgaaaaaaaggGTGCTTCGAAAAGCTTTTTGGCTGAATGTGAAGCCTTGAGGAACATAAGGCACCGGAACCTGGTGAAGATCTCAACTGTTTGCTCAAGTGTTGATTTTGATGGCAATGATTTCAAAGCTCTCATTTATCCATTTATGGAAAATGGGAGCCTAGAAGAGTGGTTGCACCCGAAGGAGGGACAGATGCTGCAGAAGAGATTGAGTATCTTACACAGACTAAACATCACAATAGATGTGGCTTCAGCATTGCATTATCTTCACAGTCAATGTCATACATCTATAGTTCACTGTGATCTTAAGCCAAGCAACATTCTACTGGATAATGATCTGACTGCTCTTGTTAGCGACTTTGGTTTGGCAAAGTTCCTGTCTGACGCGGGTCAAAATGCTGATGTAAATCAGTTCAGCTCAAGTGGGATTAAAGGCACAGTAGGTTATGCTGCTCCAG AATATGGCATGGGTGGCCAGGTATCAAGTCAAGGAGATGTCTATAGCTTTGGGATTCTTCTATTAGAGATTTTCACTGGACGAAGACCAACCAGTGAACTATTTGAGGACAATGAAACTCTTCACAGTTTTGTTAAGCAGGCATTGCCCCGTCAAGTAATGGATGTTGTGGATCAATCTACTTTCTACGAGACAGAGCCAGGGGATCTGAAAGATATATTCAGCTGCAGAAGTGACTTTACAGATGAATTTGCTGAATGCTTAGTTTCTATTCTTACTGCTGGAGTTGCTTGTTCAGAGGAAACTCCACAAGCCAGAATAAGCATGGGTCAACTTATTTTCGATCTCATTTCCATCAGAAACAAATTGAACAGAATTTTAGTTCATTCAGAGAAAGTGAAGATCTCAAGAAAAGGTGAATCATAA
- the LOC101258269 gene encoding large ribosomal subunit protein uL10-like, whose product MAVKVTKAEKKVNYDKKLCKLLDTYQQILIVGADNVGSNQLQMIRKGLRGDSIVLMGKNTMMKRSIRIHAEKTGNNAFLALIECLVGNVGLIFTKGDLKEVSDEVSKYKVGAPARVGLVAPIDVVVPPGNTGLDPSQTSFFQVLNIPTKINKGTVEIITPVEIIKKGEKVGSSESALLSKLLIKPFSYGLIVQSVYDNGSVFSPEVLELTDNDLVARFAAGLTNVVGLSMTLNYPTLAAIPHIFINSYKNVLSFAIATEYSFPQAEKVKEYLKDPSKFAVAAPVAAAPSAKGKAAPAKEEKKEEPEEDEDDFVGGLFD is encoded by the exons ATGGCGGTGAAGGTAACAAAAGCTGAGAAGAAGGTTAACTACGACAAGAAGCTATGCAAGCTTCTCGATACGTATCAACAGATCCTGATTGTAGGAGCAGATAATGTGGGTTCAAATCAGTTACAGATGATTCGAAAGGGATTACGTGGTGACTCCATTGTTTTGATGGGAAAAAACACGATGATGAAGAGATCTATCAGGATCCATGCAGAGAAGACTGGAAATAATGCGTTTCTCGCTCTCATTGAATGCCTCGTG GGTAATGTGGGACTAATCTTCACCAAAGGAGATTTGAAAGAAGTCAGTGATGAAGTTTCTAAGTACAAG GTTGGAGCACCTGCTCGCGTTGGCTTAGTTGCTCCAATTGATGTGGTTGTTCCTCCTGGCAACACTGGACTTGATCCTTCCCAGACCAGTTTCTTTCAG GTACTAAATATCCCaacaaaaatcaacaaaggCACAGTTGAGATCATCACCCCTGTGGAGATTATTAAGAAGGGTGAAAAAGTGGGGTCATCTGAGTCTGCCCTTCTGTCTAAGTTGCTCATTAAGCCATTCTCTTATGGCCTGATAGTCCAGTCTGTCTACGACAATGGCTCAGTTTTCAGTCCTGAGGTTCTTGAACTCACAGATAATGATCTTGTCGCTAGGTTTGCTGCTGGTCTGACAAATGTTGTTGGTCTCTCCATGACTCTCAATTACCCTACTCTTGCTGCTATTCCACACATATTCATCAACTCGTACAAGAATGTTCTGTCATTTGCCATTGCAACAGAGTACTCATTCCCACAAGCTGAAAAAGTGAAAGAGTACTTGAAG GATCCAAGCAAGTTTGCTGTTGCTGCTCCAGTTGCAGCTGCTCCTTCTGCTAAAGGGAAAGCAGCTCCTGCTAAggaggaaaagaaagaagaaccAGAAGAGGATGAGGATGACTTTGTTGGTGGATTGTTTGATTGA